One Phalacrocorax aristotelis chromosome 14, bGulAri2.1, whole genome shotgun sequence DNA window includes the following coding sequences:
- the LOC142064404 gene encoding synaptotagmin-15-like isoform X1, translated as MPEQAVAVAGGIIGGILLFVLIGIVAYLLWKKFCCLLSYEKLTSPVKTTNANAIFQDHSTSEIQLKSTRSRSIPFIIPPTLHGRDRINLTNEEQVQEDTDPYMIPQSGPRSSFHSLAGAYVVGTINPELYKFPEDKSETDFPEGNIGRLWFSIEYEQESERLLVSLIKVRKLQPPADSCSPFVKIYLLPDERSYLQSKTKRKTLNPQFDENFVFQVSSKMLLQRTLKFLVYHVDKQKKHHLLGQVIFPLKNETLTDDNKLVIWRDLEKENLEPPSDYGDIQFSLSYNDYLGRLTVVVLRARGLKLREESHAASVYVKVSLMNHNKFIKSKKTAAVLGSPNPVYNETFSFKADQTELDTASLSLSVLQSLTGEKTHLLGQVVVGPFMYTRGKELEHWNEMLSKPKELVKRWHALCHST; from the exons ATGCCCG AACAAGCAGTTGCTGTTGCTGGAGGTATAATAGGAGGGATCCTTTTATTTGTTCTCATTGGAATAGTTGCATACCTGCTCTGGAAGAAATTTTGCTGCCTCCTTTCTTACGAAAAGCTCACCAGTCCTGTCAAAACAACAAACGCAAATGCCATTTTTCAGGATCATTCGACTTCTGAAATTCAACTAAAAAGCACAAG ATCCAGAAGCATTCCATTTATCATTCCACCAACGCTGCATGGGCGAGACCGGATTAACCTGACGAACGAAGAACAGGTTCAGGAAGACACTGACCCCTACATGATTCCTCAGTCGGGGCCACGGTCATCATTTCATTCTTTGG CTGGAGCTTATGTTGTAGGGACCATTAACCCAGAGCTGTACAAGTTTCCTGAAGACAAAAGTGAGACGGATTTTCCTGAAGGCAACATTGGCCGCCTCTGGTTCTCCATAGAGTACGAGCAAGAGTCAGAAAGGCTCCTCGTCTCCTTGATCAAAGTCAGaaagctgcagcctcctgctgaTTCCTGCAGTCCATTTGTGAAAATCTACTTGCTGCCTGATGAAAGAAGCTACTTGCAGTCCAAAACAAAACGCAAAACCCTTAACCCGCAGTTTGATGAAAACTTTGTGTTTCAG GTTTCCAGTAAAATGTTGCTCCAAAGGACTCTGAAGTTTTTGGTTTATCATGTTGATAAGCAGAAGAAGCATCATCTCCTAGGCCAAGTTATCTTcccactgaaaaatgaaacattaactGATGACAACAAACTAGTCATATGGAGAgatctggagaaagaaaacttgGAG CCTCCTTCAGACTACGGTGATATCCAGTTCTCCCTCAGCTACAACGACTACCTGGGCCGTCTCACTGTAGTGGTTCTGAGGGCAAGAGGATTAAAGCTCCGGGAGGAGAGCCATGCTGCCA GTGTGTATGTCAAAGTCTCATTAATGAACCATAATAAATTCATCAAAAGTAAAAAGACAGCAGCTGTTCTGGGATCTCCCAATCCAGTGTATAATGAAACCTTCAGTTTCAAGGCAGATCAGACAGAGCTGGATACAGCAAGCCTGAGTCTCTCTGTGCTCCAGAGCCTCACAGGAGAAA aaacacATCTGCTAGGACAGGTAGTAGTCGGGCCTTTCATGTACACCCGCGGCAAAGAACTAGAACACTGGAATGAAATGCTCAGCAAGCCCAAGGAGTTGGTTAAACGATGGCATGCTCTCTGCCACAGCACGTAA
- the LOC142064404 gene encoding synaptotagmin-15-like isoform X2: MPEQAVAVAGGIIGGILLFVLIGIVAYLLWKKFCCLLSYEKLTSPVKTTNANAIFQDHSTSEIQLKSTRSRSIPFIIPPTLHGRDRINLTNEEQVQEDTDPYMIPQSGPRSSFHSLAGAYVVGTINPELYKFPEDKSETDFPEGNIGRLWFSIEYEQESERLLVSLIKVRKLQPPADSCSPFVKIYLLPDERSYLQSKTKRKTLNPQFDENFVFQVSSKMLLQRTLKFLVYHVDKQKKHHLLGQVIFPLKNETLTDDNKLVIWRDLEKENLEPPSDYGDIQFSLSYNDYLGRLTVVVLRARGLKLREESHAAKTHLLGQVVVGPFMYTRGKELEHWNEMLSKPKELVKRWHALCHST, from the exons ATGCCCG AACAAGCAGTTGCTGTTGCTGGAGGTATAATAGGAGGGATCCTTTTATTTGTTCTCATTGGAATAGTTGCATACCTGCTCTGGAAGAAATTTTGCTGCCTCCTTTCTTACGAAAAGCTCACCAGTCCTGTCAAAACAACAAACGCAAATGCCATTTTTCAGGATCATTCGACTTCTGAAATTCAACTAAAAAGCACAAG ATCCAGAAGCATTCCATTTATCATTCCACCAACGCTGCATGGGCGAGACCGGATTAACCTGACGAACGAAGAACAGGTTCAGGAAGACACTGACCCCTACATGATTCCTCAGTCGGGGCCACGGTCATCATTTCATTCTTTGG CTGGAGCTTATGTTGTAGGGACCATTAACCCAGAGCTGTACAAGTTTCCTGAAGACAAAAGTGAGACGGATTTTCCTGAAGGCAACATTGGCCGCCTCTGGTTCTCCATAGAGTACGAGCAAGAGTCAGAAAGGCTCCTCGTCTCCTTGATCAAAGTCAGaaagctgcagcctcctgctgaTTCCTGCAGTCCATTTGTGAAAATCTACTTGCTGCCTGATGAAAGAAGCTACTTGCAGTCCAAAACAAAACGCAAAACCCTTAACCCGCAGTTTGATGAAAACTTTGTGTTTCAG GTTTCCAGTAAAATGTTGCTCCAAAGGACTCTGAAGTTTTTGGTTTATCATGTTGATAAGCAGAAGAAGCATCATCTCCTAGGCCAAGTTATCTTcccactgaaaaatgaaacattaactGATGACAACAAACTAGTCATATGGAGAgatctggagaaagaaaacttgGAG CCTCCTTCAGACTACGGTGATATCCAGTTCTCCCTCAGCTACAACGACTACCTGGGCCGTCTCACTGTAGTGGTTCTGAGGGCAAGAGGATTAAAGCTCCGGGAGGAGAGCCATGCTGCCA aaacacATCTGCTAGGACAGGTAGTAGTCGGGCCTTTCATGTACACCCGCGGCAAAGAACTAGAACACTGGAATGAAATGCTCAGCAAGCCCAAGGAGTTGGTTAAACGATGGCATGCTCTCTGCCACAGCACGTAA